One window of the Pedobacter ginsengisoli genome contains the following:
- a CDS encoding glycoside hydrolase family protein, which translates to MKKYLFIKLIFCVCFLTPAYLLAQITDRPRPAEWKQLVEGARFRDRLLPMPKGKLSSDTWGAKGVLPRYVDNGIEDRTRSYWGGNIILGADKLYHLYVCGWLESSEKGHAEWPHSIVYHTVSNNSIGPFKIKDTIGPGHNPEAFRIKDGRYVIYVIDNYYISNSLNGPWERKKFDFDKRDRPIIEGLSNLTFAQREDGSYLMVCRGGGAWISKTGISSYNQITDRRVYPNVKGEFEDPVIWRDHIQYHLIVNDWLGRIAFYERSKDGINWVTDPGEAYTPGVAVHEDGQVEDWHKFERIKIFQDKYGRAIQANFAVIDTSKADDKASDRHSSKNISVPLNPGVLLTMLNKVQPTAKTKVIQVKIAAEKGFDPQKDIDIKSLRFGASTEVNFGMGSKVLSVQKSGKDLIVNFDAKGNGITSEEFAPKLIGKYLSGKLLYGYTRVPWLSYNEAIISARKPVFSANNNKTDIKVEVENFGQVVSKKSKLEIACTVDNEKRILGIAEVPVLQPYGKTMVQLTADFAFEKGKEYAFSVTVLANNTKVSLFEFKATPSK; encoded by the coding sequence ATGAAAAAATACCTGTTTATTAAACTGATCTTTTGTGTTTGCTTTTTAACACCCGCTTATCTATTAGCCCAGATCACAGATAGGCCACGCCCTGCTGAATGGAAACAACTTGTAGAGGGCGCGCGCTTTAGGGATCGTTTATTACCCATGCCAAAAGGGAAGTTGAGTAGTGATACCTGGGGTGCCAAAGGCGTACTGCCCCGTTATGTTGATAATGGTATTGAAGACCGTACCAGATCTTATTGGGGCGGAAATATAATTCTGGGAGCGGATAAGCTTTACCATCTATATGTATGCGGCTGGCTAGAAAGCTCTGAAAAAGGGCATGCAGAGTGGCCTCATTCTATAGTATATCATACTGTAAGTAATAACTCAATAGGGCCTTTTAAAATAAAGGATACTATTGGCCCCGGACATAATCCCGAAGCTTTTCGTATTAAAGACGGCAGATACGTAATCTATGTTATTGATAACTACTATATTTCAAATAGTTTAAATGGTCCATGGGAGCGAAAGAAATTTGACTTCGATAAAAGAGACCGTCCAATTATTGAAGGTCTTTCTAATTTAACATTTGCCCAAAGGGAAGATGGTTCTTACCTGATGGTATGTAGAGGAGGGGGTGCGTGGATTAGCAAAACAGGGATTTCTTCGTATAACCAAATTACCGACAGAAGAGTATATCCTAATGTGAAAGGAGAATTTGAGGACCCTGTTATCTGGCGTGATCATATCCAATACCACTTAATTGTTAATGACTGGCTTGGCAGGATTGCTTTTTACGAACGCTCTAAAGATGGAATTAACTGGGTTACTGATCCTGGAGAGGCTTATACACCAGGTGTTGCAGTGCATGAAGACGGGCAAGTAGAGGATTGGCATAAGTTTGAGCGTATTAAGATTTTTCAGGATAAATATGGCAGGGCTATTCAGGCCAATTTTGCAGTAATTGATACTTCAAAGGCCGATGATAAAGCCAGCGATCGTCATAGCTCAAAGAACATTAGCGTTCCGTTAAATCCGGGTGTTTTGTTAACCATGCTGAACAAAGTGCAGCCTACTGCAAAAACCAAGGTTATCCAGGTTAAAATTGCTGCCGAAAAAGGTTTTGATCCACAAAAGGATATTGACATAAAATCATTACGTTTCGGTGCTTCAACTGAAGTTAATTTTGGCATGGGCAGCAAAGTATTGAGTGTTCAAAAATCGGGTAAAGACCTGATTGTAAATTTTGATGCCAAAGGAAACGGAATAACGTCAGAAGAATTTGCACCTAAGCTGATCGGTAAATATTTATCCGGTAAATTACTTTATGGATATACCAGGGTGCCATGGTTAAGCTATAACGAGGCCATTATTTCTGCTCGTAAACCTGTATTTAGTGCTAATAATAACAAGACTGATATTAAGGTAGAAGTAGAAAATTTTGGGCAGGTAGTATCTAAAAAGAGTAAATTAGAAATAGCGTGCACTGTTGATAATGAGAAAAGAATTTTGGGTATTGCCGAGGTTCCGGTACTTCAGCCATATGGCAAAACAATGGTTCAACTGACGGCTGATTTTGCCTTTGAAAAAGGAAAAGAATATGCGTTTTCTGTAACAGTTTTAGCAAATAATACCAAAGTTTCGTTATTTGAATTTAAAGCTACACCATCTAAGTAG